A segment of the Brevundimonas sp. M20 genome:
CACTCTTCACACCCGGTTTTCGTCACGGCCGACGCCCCGCGCCCCGATCCCCCGCCCGAAACCCGCGCCGACCGCCGCCGGTCGCTCCGCGAGGCGCGAAGGCGGCCCTGAATCAGGTCGAGACGCGATGAGTAAGGTCCGGCTTCGTCGGAAGCCCTCCCTTCGACGGGGAGGGTTGGGAGCCTCCCGCGAGCCTCTCCGTCACACCGGGCCCGCACCCCCAATCCCCGACCCTTCCCTCATCGAGGGGGAAGGGAGAAGGCACGACATCAACGGACAGACGCCGTTGACCCTCCGCGCGACCACGCCCAAGGTCCGCCGTCCAACGGAGAGAGGCCGTCATGAATCGCCGCGAGCTTATCGCCACGTCCGCCGCCGCCCTGACCGCGTCCGCCCTCCCCGCCATGGCGAACGCCAAATCCCCTGCCGGAGCCTCGATGTCCAACGCGCCTGTCCCTCCTGTCGCCAGGAAAATCCCCGTCACCATCGAACAACTCGGCCGCACCCGGACCGACGACTATCAGTGGATGAAGGATGATAACTGGCAGCAGGTCCTGCGCGATCCGTCGATCATCAAGGCCGACGTGAAGGAGCACCTGAACGCCGAGAACGCCTATCGCGAGGCGATGATGCGCTCGACCGAGCCGCTCCAGCAGGAGCTGTTCGAGGAGATGAAGGGCCGCATCAAGGAGGACGACAGCTCCGTCCCCCTGCCCGACGGCCCGTGGGAGTACTACGCCCGCTTCGAGACCGGCCAGCAGCACCCGCTCTACTGCCGTCGCCCCAGGGGCCAAACCACCGGCGAGGTCATCCTTCTGGACGCCAACCAACTGGCCGAAGGCAAGGCCTATTCCTCGGTCGGCGAGACCGCGCACAGCCGTGACCATGCGCTTTTCGCCTATGCCGAGGATGCGCAGGGCTCCGAGGTTTACCGCATCTACGTCAAGGAAATCGCTACCGGCGCCTTCCTTGGCGAGACCATCGAAAGCGCTATGGGCGGCTTCGCCTTCTCGGCCGACGGCCAGTGGATTTTCTGGATCAATCGCGACGACAACGGCCGCTCGGACAAGATCCTGAAGCGCCGCGTTCGCGGCGGCGAAATCACCACCGTCTACGAAGAGCCGGACGACGGCATGTATATGGGGCTGGACCTCAGCTCCGATGACCAATTCATACTCATCAGCTCCGGCAACGGTGAGCAGACCGAGTACCGCTTCGTCCCCGCCGACCAGCCGGAAGCGACCCCGACCGTCATCGAACCGCGCCGCGAGGCCCTGCGCTATGACGCCGACCACTGGGGCGACCGCTGGGTCATCCGTACCGACGCCGACGGCGCCGTGGACTTCAAGATCGTCACCGCCCCGACCGACGCGCCGGGCCGCGCCAACTGGACCGATCTGGTGCCTTTCACCGAGGGCCGCCTGATCGAGTCGATCGTGCCCTATTCCGGTCATCTGGCGCGGGTCGAGCGTCATGACGCCAACACCCGCATCGTCATCCGCACCCGCGCGGGCGAGGAACACGCCATCGCCGTCGATGAGCCCGCCTATGTGCTCAGCCTTCAGGGCACCTACGAGTACGACAGCCCGATGACCCGGTACGGCTACAACTCGCCGTCCACGCCGAACCAGACCTTCGACTACAATATGGAGACCCGCGAGCGGACCCTGCGCAAGACGCAGGAGGTCCCCTCCGGCCACAACATTGACGACTATGTGGTCGAGCGGCTGAACGCTCCGGCTTCCGACGGCGCCCTGATCCCCGTCACCATCCTGCGCCGCAAGTCGACGCCGGTAGACGGCTCGGCCCCGGTCCTGCTGTACGGCTACGGCTCCTACGGCATCCCGATGGGCGCCGGCTTCAACACCAACCGCCTGTCGCTGGTGGATCGCGGCTTCATCTACGCCATCGCCCACATCCGGGGCGGGTCGGACAAGGGCTGGGGCTGGTTCCTGGCCGCGCGTCGGATGACGAAGAAAAACACCTTCACCGACTTCATCGCCGCCGCCGAGCACCTGATCGAGAAGAACTACGCCCGCGCCGGACACATCGTCACCCACGGCGGTTCCGCCGGCGGCCTGCTGATGGGCGCGATCAACAACATGCGCCCGGACCTCTGGGCCGGCGTTATCGGCGACGTGCCCTTCGTGGATGTTATCAACACCATGTCGGACGTCAGCCTGCCGCTGACGCCGGGCGAATGGCCCGAGTGGGGCGACCCGATCACCGATCCGGCCGCCTACGACTACATGATGAGCTACAGTCCCTACGATCAGGTGGAGCCCAAGGCCTATCCGGCCGTTCTGGCCACCGGCGGCCTGTCGGACCCGCGCGTCACCTACTGGGAGCCGGAAAAGTGGGTCGCCAAGCTGCGTCCGGCCACCACCTCGGGCAAGCCGGTCCTGCTGAAGATCAACATGACCGCGGGCCACTTCAGCTCGTCGGGCCGGTTCGACTATCTGAAGGACATCGCCGTCGTCTACGCCTTCGCCATCTGGTCAATACAGAAGGGCTGGGAGCAGGTCTGACCGGCTCCCCCCCCCCCCCCGCGGCCGAGTCCTACGGATCGAGCGTCCAGGTCCAGGACCCGGGCTCCTCCGCATGAAAAGCCGTGAAGTCGCGGGTGTCCTGACCGTAAGCGCACTCCGTTCCGCTGGTCGAGTAGAAGGTGTAGGGGCCGGGATATTCGACGCACAGGGTGTGGTTGCCCTTCCAGTAGCGGCCCGACCCGTCCGTCGCGTCGGCGTAGAAGTAGAAATTGGCGTTGTCGGTGGTGACCAGATCGCGACAGGCGCCGTCGGCGACATCGTACCAGCCGCGGTTGATGAACTGGCTCTCGCCGGGCTGGACATAGGAGACCGCCACGGTGGCGTTCCGGCCGCTGCGGTTGCAGACCTTCAGGTCAATGGTCGGACGCCCTCCGGCGCCGGGCTTGGTCTGGGCGTCCGCCGCGACCGGCGCCGACAGGGCGACGGCGGCGGCCAGAAACAGATGGATGGACTTCATGACAGGCTCCCCTCGCGATTTTCCCCCGAACGCTAGCAAGCCGAACGATGTTTTGTCACTGATCAAGCCTGACGAATGAGACCGATGGTTTTCGATATTCGCGACACCCTTGCCGACGACCTGCCCGCGATCACGGCCATCTATGTGGACGAGGTCCTGCACGGCACGGCCACCTTTGAGCTCGATCCGCCGGACGTGGCCGAGATGGCTTCGCGCCGACAGGCGGTTCAGGCGCTGGACCTGCCCTGGCTCAGCGCCGTCGTGGACGGTCAGGTGGTCGGCTACGCCTACCTCGCGCCCTTCCGCCTGCGCCCCGCCTACCGGTACTGCGTGGAGCTGTCGGTCTATCTGGCGCCGGAGGCCCGGGGTCAGGGCATCGGCCGCGCCCTGATGGAGGCCCTGATCGCCCGCGCCCGCGCCATGGGCCTGCGTCACCTGATCGGGGTCATCGGCGACAGCGCCAACGCGGGCTCCATCGGCCTGCACAAGGCGACCGGCTTCCGTGAGGCCGGCGTCTGGCGCGAAACCGGCTGGAAATTCGACCGCTGGATCGACGTGGTGCTGATGCAGCTGGACCTGAACCCTGACGGCCGCCCACCGGAGAGCCCGGGCCTGCGGCTCTGACGCCGTTGCGACGCAAGGCCGAAGCGACTAGGTCTGCGGTCATGGCCCTTCTGCGGACCCTGCTGATGCTGTGCGGCGCCCTTGCGGTGCTGACGCTTGGCGCCCTGCCCGCTTCGGCGGCCGGGCCCTCGGCGCCCCCGTGCCACGAGATGTCGTCCCAGCCGATGAGCGGCCCGATGCATCACGGGGACGCTTCGACCGGGGCTCCCGACAAGACCCCGGACAAGGCGATGAAGGTCATGGCCTGCTGCGTCATGTGCGTGGCCGCACCGGCCCCGGCGCCGGTCGCCGCCACCGCCGTCGCCAACGCACTGGACCCGCGCCCCCTGCCCGTCGCCCGCCTCAGCGGCCACGGCCCCGCGCCCGAGCACGGCCCTCCACGCGGCTGATTCCGCCTTCTCGCGCGCCGGTCCTCCGGCGCTGGATCAGACACGTCTTCAAGGAGCCAACCGATGGCCCGCATCCTCGCGCCCCTCGCCGGCGCATCCCTGCTCGCGCTCGCGCTTCCGGCCGCCGCACAGCAGCACGACCACCACCCGGCCCCCGCGCCGCAACAGCAACCGCCCGCCGCCGATCCCCACGCCGGTCACGACATGTCCGGAATGGACCACTCCGGTCCTGACATGCCGCAGATGGATCACGCCGCCCACGCCATGACCGGCGCCCTCGGCCCATGGCCGATGACCCGCGAAGCCTCCGGCACCGCATGGCAACCCGACGCCTCGCAGCACGGAGGTCTTCACAGCCAGTGGGGCGACTGGACCTTCATGAGCCACCTCCAGCTCAACCTCGTCCATGACTGGCAGAACGGCCCGCGCGGCGATGAGAAGACCTTCGTCAGCGGCATGGTCATGACCTCGGCCCGTCGCGACTTCTCGGACGGCTCCACCCTGAACCTGCGCGCCATGCTCAGCCCCGACCCCTTCATGGGCAAGGAAGGCTTCCCCCTGCTGCTCGCGGCGGGCGAGACCGCCGACGGGGTCACCCCCCTGGTTGATCGCCAGCACCCGCACGAGCTGGTGATGGAGCTGTCGGCCAGCTACGCCAAGCCGCTGACCGACAAGGACACGGTCTTCGCCTACATCGGCTATCCGGGCGAACCCGCCTTCGGTCCTCCGGCCTTCATGCACCGCATGAGCGCGATGGACAGTCCGGAGGCGCCGATCACCCATCACTGGCTGGACTCGACCCACATCGTCTTCGGCGTCGCCACCCTCGGCTGGGCCCACGATCGGGTGAAGCTGGAGGCGTCGTCCTTCACCGGACGCGAGCCGGATCAGAACCGCTACGACTTTGACCCGCCGGAGTTCGACAGCTGGGCCGTCCGCGCGACCTGGAACCCGACCGAGAACTGGTCCCTGCAGGCTTCCTATGCCGATGTCACCGGGCCGGAGCAGCTCGAGCCGGACGAGAACGACCGCAAGCTCTCGGTCAGCGCCATCCATACGCGCCGGATCGGCGCCGCGGGCTGGTGGTCCTCCACCCTCGCCTGGGGTCGCAAGACCAACGACCATGACGAGAGCAAGGACAGCTGGCTGCTGGAAAGCGCCGTCAGCCCGGACGACCGCTGGACCGTCTTCGCCCGCGTCGAGCGGATCGAGACGGACGAGCTGGTTCCCGGCGTCGGCGGCGGCCACGGCGACCTCCATGTGGTCGGCAAGGCCTCGGTCGGCGCGGTCCACGACTGGCGGCTGGCCGAAAACGTCCGCTTCGGCCTGGGCGCCCTGTACTCCGTCAATCAGGTGCCGGGCGCGCTGGAGCCGGTCTACGGCGGCGATCCCGACGGCGGCATGATCTTCATGCGGCTGAAGGTGCAGTAGCAGGCAGACACGCCGTCAGGGGACCCGTGGCGTCTCCCCTGACGGCGGCTGAAAGGTGATTGGTGGCTAGTGATTAGTGGGTGGCTGGATCAGTCACCTGCGGTCGCCATCTGACCGCAGGCGCCCACGGCATCGAACCACTAATCACTAGCCACCAATCACTGGCCGGGCTCCAGCCCCACCAGCCTCGCACGGTCCATCCGTCAGTGCGGCGCGATGTCTTCCGGCGGCGTAGTCAGCCAGGGGGCCAGCCGGAAGCGGCGCGGCGGGACGCCGACCGTGCGGTGCAGGATGAACTGACGAGCGAACTGCACCACGGCGCGGATGGTCTGCTCATCGAACGGCTTGGACACGGCCCCCAGGGCGCCGGCGAAGCCTTCGGGGATCTGTTCCGGATTGGCGGTCAGGAAGACGACGGCCGTGCCGTACTCGCCCACGATTCGCTGGGCGATCTGCGGACCGGTGAGGCCGTCCAGCAGGTTCACGTCGATCAGGGCCAGATCGGGCCGCTCACGCTCGGCGATGGCGAAGCCCCCCGCCTTGTCCATGGCGCAACCCACGACGTCGCAGCCGGACTCGCCCAGGACGAGTTCCAATTCCATGGCCAGCAAGGCCTGGTCTTCCACGATCATGACCCGAAGGTCGGGCAGGTCGGACACCCTATCTCCCCCACAATAATCAGACGCATTTACACTGTTGTGTCCGCCAGCGGACATGCCAACGCCCCATTGGCTATTTGGTTCTGTGTGGAGTAAGAATTCCGGCCATTTTCAATCCTTGGGGGAACGATGGCCGCGGCAGCGGAAGACCGGATTGTCGAGCTCCAGAAGCGTTTGCTCGGCGGATATCAGCTGCTCCAGACGCTCGTGGGGATTCGCCTGCGAAGCGTGAGCGACCCCCAAAGCGTTCGCCACCTGACATGGCTCAGCGACGTCACCGCCGCCATGGAGCTGATCAGCCGTCGCATGGCCGGCGACGGTCCGCTCGACTTCGCCGGCTATCTGGAAGACGTCGCGGCCTTCTGGAGCCGATCCTGCGAGAGCCGCGCGATCCGTATCGATGTGCGCGGTCAGGCGACCCTTCTGCCCGACAGCCATCTTCTGCCGCTGGCGATCATCACCCACGAGCTGATCTCGAACGCCAGCCGCCACGCCTTCCCCGGCGACCGGCGCGGTTCGATCGCCGTCGCCTTCTCCCGCGCGGTCGGCGGGGTCAGCCTCGTGGTTCGTGATTCCGGGATCGGAGCCGACGCCATCGAGCCGGGCGAGGGCCTGTCGCTGGTGCAGGGACTGGTCGACCACCTCCGCGGCTCCATGACCATCGAAACCGCCCCCGAAGCCGGCGTCGGCGTCCGCATCCGCCTGCCGCTGGAAGTCGGCCAAACGCACTGACACCACAGGCCCGCGGACAACAAAGCCGCAACCAAGGGCGGGTTCAGATGCGGAGACAGACACCCGAAAGCGTCGGTCAGCCGACATTGCGGCCGCATAACTTACTGACCAGATAGAAAATAACGCCGCTCGCGGAACTTCGCACTTGCGAGAAGGTTGCCGATCCGGACGCCACGCCGGCGCGTGCTCCGGGGAATATCGCCATGAAGATCGCTCAGGTCACCCCTCTGTATGAGGCCGTTCCGCCCAGGCTTTATGGAGGCACCGAAAGGGTGGTCGCGCACCTGACCGACGCCTTGGTGGATCTCGGCCACGACATCACCCTGTTCGCCTCGGCCGAAGCCGAGACCCGGGCGCGGCTGATCCCCGTGCGTGATCAGGCGATCCGGCTGGACCCCGCCCCGCTCAAATCCGATCTGGCCGCCCACATGACCATGCTGGCCGAGGTGCTGAAGCGCGCCGATGACTTCGACGTCATTCACTTCCACACCGACATGATCCACTTCCCGTTCTTCGAACGGTTCGCTGACAAGACCCTGACCACCCTGCACGGCCGACTGGACCTGAAGGATCTGCCCGGCGTTTATGAGCGTTGGCCGCGGTTCGGGCTGGTGTCGATCTCGGACGATCAGCGTCGCCCGCTGCCCTTCGCCAACTGGAAGGCGACGGTGCATCACGGTATGCCGTCGGATCTCTACACTTTCAGTCCGAAGTCGGAAGGCTACCTCGCCTTCCTCGGTCGCATATCTCCCGAGAAGCGCCCCGACCGCGCCATCGAGATCGCCACCAAGCTGGGCAAGCCCCTGAAGATGGCTGCCAAGGTCGATGCGGCGGACAAGGCCTACTGGGAGACGGTCATCAAGCCCATGGTCGATGGCAACGCGCTGGTCGAGTTCATCGGCGAGATCGGCGACCATCAGAAGCCCGCCTTCCTGGGCGGCGCCGAGGCTCTGCTGTTCCCCATCGACTGGCCCGAGCCCTTCGGCCTGGTGATGATCGAAGCCATGGCCTGCGGCACACCCGTCATCGCCTTCCGCTGTGGCTCGACACCGGAAGTGATCGAGGACGGCCAGACCGGTTTCCTCGTCGAGACTATGGAACAGGCCGTCGCCGCCGCGAGCCGCGCTCACCTGCTGGACCGCGAGGCCATCCGCGCCCGGTTCGAACTGCGTTTCTCGGCCACGGCGATGGCCCGTCGCTATCTGGACGTCTATGGCGATCTGCTGGCCCGCCGTCCATTCGCCGAGGCGCCGTTGGCGGAGGTGGTCACGCCTTTGCGGCCGCTCGAGGAAGATCGCAGTTTCGCGGCCATCGCCTGAACCCGCTTCCGCCATCAAGCGTTCGCATTTGCGAGACAGCCTGACCGGCATCGAAGGGAGCCCTCATGGACGACGCCTATTCGGTGCAGACCACAGCCGCTGACGGCGGCGAGGTAGACGGCCTCGAGCAGTTGATGGCGCTGAAGGACGCCGACACCTTTTGTGTCGCGGATCACTGGGGCGACCTGAAGGGCGGGGCCGATGGTCTTTTCGACCATGACACCCGCCTGCTGTCCCGCTTCGTCATGACCGTGGGCGGGACCCGACCGTCGCGCCTGAGCTCAGGCGTCAGTCAGGACAACGTCTTCTTCATCTGCCACACCACCAACCGCCCCCTTCCCCCGATGGGCGGGCGCTCGGCCCCGGCGGGCGTGCTGCACATCGAGCGGCGGCGGTTCATCCGTGATCGCCGACTGTTCGAGCGTGTGCGACTGGTGAACCACGGCGTCGAGGACGTGCTGTTGCCGCTGTCGTTCGACTTCGCCGCCGACTTCGCCGACATCTTCCAGGTGCGCGGCACATCCCGCCTGAAACACGGGACCATCGCGCCGCCCACCACCGACGGGCGTCGGGTCAGCTTCAGCTACACCGGTCTGGACAACGTCCGGCGCAACGCCTGTCTGGCCTTCTCCGAGCCGCCGGCCCGGCTGACGGGATCGAAGGCCGACTTCATGTTCAGCCTGCCGAAGGGCAAGCGGATTGATCTCTATATCGAGTGCGGGCCCGACCGCTGTGAACAGCCGGACGAGACACGCTTCCGCCTGAACGCCATCGAGGCGCGCCTGTCCATGCGTCGCCGGCGTCGCCGGGGCGCCTCGCTGCGCGGACCGCGCAGCCCGCGCTTCAACGACTGGCTGGACCAAAGCCGCGCCGATGTGGCCCTTCTGACCACCGACCTTCCGACTGGTCCCTACCCCTATGCGGGCGTGCCCTGGTTCTCGACTCCGTTCGGGCGGGACGGAATCATCACCGCCTGGCAGATGCTGTGGCTCGATCCGTCACTGGCTCGGGGCGTTCTGACCTACCTGGCCAGCCGGCAGGCGACCGAGGTCTCGGCATTCCAGGACAGCGCGCCCGGGAAGATCATGCACGAGACCCGCGGCGGCGAGATGAGCGCGCTCGGCGAGGTGCCGTTCGGCCTGTACTACGGCGGCGTCGACACCACCTGCCTGTTCGTGGCGCTGGCGGGCGCCTACGCCCGGCGCACCGGCGACTTCAGGCTGATCCGCGAACTGTGGCCCAATCTGCTGGCGGCCACGCGCTGGATGACCGACTACGGCGACATCCGGAAAGACGGGCTGATCAGCTACCAGCGCGGCGCCGATAGCGGTTTGTCCAATCAGGGCTGGAAGGACTCCGAGGACTCCATCTTCCACGCCGACGGTCGCTTCCCCAAGGGCCCGATCGCCCTGCTGGAGGTTCAGGGCTACGCCTTCGCCGCCTGGCGGGCGATGGCCGATCTGGCGGGCCTGCTGGGGGATGACGGTCAGGCGGAATGGGCGGCACGCGCCGAGGCGACCCGCGCGCTGGTCGAGGACAGGTTCTGGATGGAAGACGAGGGCTTCTACGCCATCGCGCTGGACGGCGACGGCGAACAGTGCCGCGCCATCGGCTCCAACGCCGGCCACCTGATGTTCACCGGCCTGCCGTCGCGCGAGCGGGCGCTGAAGGTGACGAAGCGGATGCTGTCGGCGGAGTTCCGCTCGGGCTGGGGCGTGCGGACGCTGGCGACCGGCCAGGCCCGGTTCAACCCCATGAGCTATCACGACGGCTCGGTCTGGCCTCACGACACCGCCATGGCGGCGGCGGGCATGGCGCGATATGGCGAACGTCGCGCTGTCGCCCTGCTGTTGAACGAAATCTACGCCGCGGCCAGCCATTTCCGGATGCGATTGCCGGAGCTTTTCTGTGGCTTCGAGCGCATGACCGGGGAGCCGCCCATCGCCTATCCGGTGGCCTGCCTGCCGCAGGCCTGGGCCGCGGGATCGGTCTTCCTGATGCTGCAGTCCGCGCTTGGAGTGAACATCGATGCGGTCGAGGGGGTCGTCGAAATTGAGGATCCCGTCCTGCCCGCGGGCATTGATCGGCTGAACGTGACAGGTCTTCAGGTGGGCGACGGGCGCGTCGACCTCGCCTTCCAGCTGATGGGAACCCGCACTGTCGTCATGCCCCACCGCCGCGACGGCGGCCTGAAGGTGCGGACGCTCGGCTGACGTCTGCGCATCACTGTCAGCGCCCTGCGGTATCACCTCCGGAAACGGAACCCCTCGCCTCCCCACCGATTGCGAAGGTCCACAAGGGAGGTTTCCATGAAACGCATACTCATCCTTTCCGTCGGCGCCCTCGCGCTGACTGTCACCGCCTGCCAGCAGGAAAGCGGCGGCGCGTCTGACCAGCAAAACCAGGCGGTGAACGCCGCCCAGGACACGACCGCCGGCGTCGTCGGAAGCGTCGCCGGGTCAATGGGCGCCATGACGTCCGCGTCCTTCGTGAGCAACGCCGCCATCGGCGGCATGTATGAGGTCGAGGCCGGCCGCATCGCGGCGCAGCGATCGACCAATCCCCGCATCAAGGCGCTCGGCGAGAAAATGGTGGCTGACCACACCAAGGCCGGAGACGCGCTCAAACCCATCGCGGCGGCGGCGAACCTGACCGTCCCCACGGCGCTGGATCAACGCCATCAGGGCCTGATCGACAACCTTCGCGGCGCCAGCGATCAGGACTTTGACCGTGTCTACCTCCAGCAACAGGAGGCCGCCCACAACGAAACGGCCATGCTGCTCGAGAACTATGGCCGGATGGGCGACAACGACGCTCTGAAGGCGTGGGCGGCGGAGACCCTGCCGGTCGTCAAGGGCCATCAGGGCATGGTCGACCAGCTGGACGAGGCTGACGCCGACGCCGCCCGCTGATCAGCGACCGGCGGTCGGAACCCAAGCCGATCCCGCCGGTTGGTCGGACGAGCAGAACAAGGCTCACTCTTAAAAGGAACCCCGGTTCGCATGCCCCTCGAACCGGGGTTTCGATTCTTGCGTCCTGCAACGCCTCCGGGCGGCCGACGTTAGGGTCTCGACAATCGACGGAGCAGAGCCATGGTCGCC
Coding sequences within it:
- a CDS encoding S9 family peptidase, translated to MNRRELIATSAAALTASALPAMANAKSPAGASMSNAPVPPVARKIPVTIEQLGRTRTDDYQWMKDDNWQQVLRDPSIIKADVKEHLNAENAYREAMMRSTEPLQQELFEEMKGRIKEDDSSVPLPDGPWEYYARFETGQQHPLYCRRPRGQTTGEVILLDANQLAEGKAYSSVGETAHSRDHALFAYAEDAQGSEVYRIYVKEIATGAFLGETIESAMGGFAFSADGQWIFWINRDDNGRSDKILKRRVRGGEITTVYEEPDDGMYMGLDLSSDDQFILISSGNGEQTEYRFVPADQPEATPTVIEPRREALRYDADHWGDRWVIRTDADGAVDFKIVTAPTDAPGRANWTDLVPFTEGRLIESIVPYSGHLARVERHDANTRIVIRTRAGEEHAIAVDEPAYVLSLQGTYEYDSPMTRYGYNSPSTPNQTFDYNMETRERTLRKTQEVPSGHNIDDYVVERLNAPASDGALIPVTILRRKSTPVDGSAPVLLYGYGSYGIPMGAGFNTNRLSLVDRGFIYAIAHIRGGSDKGWGWFLAARRMTKKNTFTDFIAAAEHLIEKNYARAGHIVTHGGSAGGLLMGAINNMRPDLWAGVIGDVPFVDVINTMSDVSLPLTPGEWPEWGDPITDPAAYDYMMSYSPYDQVEPKAYPAVLATGGLSDPRVTYWEPEKWVAKLRPATTSGKPVLLKINMTAGHFSSSGRFDYLKDIAVVYAFAIWSIQKGWEQV
- a CDS encoding DUF1036 domain-containing protein, whose protein sequence is MKSIHLFLAAAVALSAPVAADAQTKPGAGGRPTIDLKVCNRSGRNATVAVSYVQPGESQFINRGWYDVADGACRDLVTTDNANFYFYADATDGSGRYWKGNHTLCVEYPGPYTFYSTSGTECAYGQDTRDFTAFHAEEPGSWTWTLDP
- a CDS encoding GNAT family N-acetyltransferase, whose product is MVFDIRDTLADDLPAITAIYVDEVLHGTATFELDPPDVAEMASRRQAVQALDLPWLSAVVDGQVVGYAYLAPFRLRPAYRYCVELSVYLAPEARGQGIGRALMEALIARARAMGLRHLIGVIGDSANAGSIGLHKATGFREAGVWRETGWKFDRWIDVVLMQLDLNPDGRPPESPGLRL
- a CDS encoding response regulator produces the protein MSDLPDLRVMIVEDQALLAMELELVLGESGCDVVGCAMDKAGGFAIAERERPDLALIDVNLLDGLTGPQIAQRIVGEYGTAVVFLTANPEQIPEGFAGALGAVSKPFDEQTIRAVVQFARQFILHRTVGVPPRRFRLAPWLTTPPEDIAPH
- a CDS encoding sensor histidine kinase gives rise to the protein MSDPQSVRHLTWLSDVTAAMELISRRMAGDGPLDFAGYLEDVAAFWSRSCESRAIRIDVRGQATLLPDSHLLPLAIITHELISNASRHAFPGDRRGSIAVAFSRAVGGVSLVVRDSGIGADAIEPGEGLSLVQGLVDHLRGSMTIETAPEAGVGVRIRLPLEVGQTH
- a CDS encoding glycosyltransferase family 4 protein, whose protein sequence is MKIAQVTPLYEAVPPRLYGGTERVVAHLTDALVDLGHDITLFASAEAETRARLIPVRDQAIRLDPAPLKSDLAAHMTMLAEVLKRADDFDVIHFHTDMIHFPFFERFADKTLTTLHGRLDLKDLPGVYERWPRFGLVSISDDQRRPLPFANWKATVHHGMPSDLYTFSPKSEGYLAFLGRISPEKRPDRAIEIATKLGKPLKMAAKVDAADKAYWETVIKPMVDGNALVEFIGEIGDHQKPAFLGGAEALLFPIDWPEPFGLVMIEAMACGTPVIAFRCGSTPEVIEDGQTGFLVETMEQAVAAASRAHLLDREAIRARFELRFSATAMARRYLDVYGDLLARRPFAEAPLAEVVTPLRPLEEDRSFAAIA
- a CDS encoding amylo-alpha-1,6-glucosidase; amino-acid sequence: MDDAYSVQTTAADGGEVDGLEQLMALKDADTFCVADHWGDLKGGADGLFDHDTRLLSRFVMTVGGTRPSRLSSGVSQDNVFFICHTTNRPLPPMGGRSAPAGVLHIERRRFIRDRRLFERVRLVNHGVEDVLLPLSFDFAADFADIFQVRGTSRLKHGTIAPPTTDGRRVSFSYTGLDNVRRNACLAFSEPPARLTGSKADFMFSLPKGKRIDLYIECGPDRCEQPDETRFRLNAIEARLSMRRRRRRGASLRGPRSPRFNDWLDQSRADVALLTTDLPTGPYPYAGVPWFSTPFGRDGIITAWQMLWLDPSLARGVLTYLASRQATEVSAFQDSAPGKIMHETRGGEMSALGEVPFGLYYGGVDTTCLFVALAGAYARRTGDFRLIRELWPNLLAATRWMTDYGDIRKDGLISYQRGADSGLSNQGWKDSEDSIFHADGRFPKGPIALLEVQGYAFAAWRAMADLAGLLGDDGQAEWAARAEATRALVEDRFWMEDEGFYAIALDGDGEQCRAIGSNAGHLMFTGLPSRERALKVTKRMLSAEFRSGWGVRTLATGQARFNPMSYHDGSVWPHDTAMAAAGMARYGERRAVALLLNEIYAAASHFRMRLPELFCGFERMTGEPPIAYPVACLPQAWAAGSVFLMLQSALGVNIDAVEGVVEIEDPVLPAGIDRLNVTGLQVGDGRVDLAFQLMGTRTVVMPHRRDGGLKVRTLG
- a CDS encoding DUF4142 domain-containing protein, with translation MKRILILSVGALALTVTACQQESGGASDQQNQAVNAAQDTTAGVVGSVAGSMGAMTSASFVSNAAIGGMYEVEAGRIAAQRSTNPRIKALGEKMVADHTKAGDALKPIAAAANLTVPTALDQRHQGLIDNLRGASDQDFDRVYLQQQEAAHNETAMLLENYGRMGDNDALKAWAAETLPVVKGHQGMVDQLDEADADAAR